Proteins encoded together in one Onychomys torridus chromosome 1, mOncTor1.1, whole genome shotgun sequence window:
- the LOC118593424 gene encoding cytochrome P450 2E1, whose amino-acid sequence MAFLGITIALLVWVVTLLIISIWKQIYSSWNLPPGPFPFPILGNVFQLDLKDIPKSFTKLAKRFGPVFTLHLGSRRIVVLHGYKAVKEVLLNHKNEFSGRGDIPVFQEYKNKGIIFNNGPTWKDVRRFSLSILRDWGMGKQGNEARIQREACFLVEELKKTKGQPFDPTFLIGCAPCNVIADILFHKRFDYNDKKCLRLMSLFNENFYLLSTPWIQLYNNFSDYLRYLPGSHRKIMKNVSEIKQYTLEKAKEHLQSLDSNCPRDVTDCLLIEMEKEKHSKEPMYTMENISVTLADLFFAGTETTSTTLRYGLLILMKYPEIEEKLHEEIDRVIGPSRVPAVKDRLEMPYMDAVVHEIQRFINLVPSNLPHEATQDTMFQGYVIPKGTIVIPTLDSLLYDSQEFPDPEKFKPEHFLNENGKFKYSDYFKAFSAGKRVCVGEGLARMELFLLLSAILQHFNLKSLVDPKEIDLKPVTVGFGSIPPEYKLCVIPRS is encoded by the exons ATGGCTTTTCTTGGTATCACCATTGCCTTGCTGGTGTGGGTGGTCACCCTCCTGATCATATCCATCTGGAAGCAGATCTACAGCAGTTGGAACCTACCCCCAGGACCCTTCCCATTTCCCATCTTGGGAAATGTTTTTCAGCTGGATTTGAAGGATATCCCCAAGTCCTTCACCAAG CTGGCAAAGCGCTTCGGGCCAGTATTCACACTGCACCTGGGCTCAAGGCGCATCGTGGTCCTGCACGGCTACAAGGCTGTCAAGGAAGTGCTACTGAACCACAAGAATGAGTTCTCTGGCCGAGGGGACATTCCTGTGTTCCAGGAGTATAAGAACAAGG GGATTATTTTCAATAATGGACCCACATGGAAGGACGTCCGGCGGTTTTCCCTAAGCATCCTCCGTGACTGGGGAATGGGGAAACAGGGTAACGAGGCCCGCATCCAAAGGGAGGCATGCTTCCTGGTGGAAGAGCTCAAGAAGACCAAGG GCCAGCCTTTCGACCCCACCTTTCTGATTGGCTGTGCACCCTGCAATGTCATTGCGGATATCCTCTTCCACAAACGTTTTGATTACAATGACAAGAAGTGTCTGAGGCTCATGAGCTTGTTCAATGAAAACTTCTACCTGCTGAGTACTCCCTGGATCCAG CTTTACAATAACTTTTCGGATTATCTACGATACCTACCTGGAAGccatagaaaaataatgaaaaatgtgtcTGAAATAAAACAGTACACCCTTGAAAAAGCCAAGGAACACCTTCAGTCACTGGACTCCAACTGCCCCCGGGATGTGACTGACTGTTTGCTTATAGAGATGGAGAAG GAAAAACACAGCAAAGAACCCATGTACACGatggaaaatatttctgtgaCTTTGGCCGACCTGTTCTTTGCAGGGACAGAGACCACAAGCACAACCCTGAGATATGGGCTCCTGATTCTCATGAAATACCCAGAGATTGAAG AGAAACTTCATGAAGAAATTGACAGAGTTATTGGGCCAAGCCGTGTCCCTGCTGTTAAAGACAGACTGGAGATGCCCTACATGGATGCTGTGGTGCATGAGATTCAGCGATTCATCAATCTTGTCCCCTCCAACCTGCCCCATGAAGCAACCCAAGATACCATGTTCCAAGGATATGTCATCCCCAAG GGTACAATTGTGATTCCAACTCTGGACTCCCTTTTATACGACAGCCAGGAGTTTCCAGATCCAGAGAAGTTTAAACCCGAGCattttctgaatgaaaatgggAAGTTCAAGTACAGTGACTATTTCAAGGCATTTTCTGCAG GAAAACgtgtgtgtgttggagaaggCCTGGCCCGCATGGAATTGTTTCTGCTCTTGTCTGCGATTCTACAGCATTTTAATCTGAAGTCTCTGGTTGACCCAAAGGAGATTGACCTCAAGCCTGTTACAGTTGGCTTTGGCAGTATCCCACCTGAATATAAACTTTGTGTCATTCCCCGCTCATGA
- the Syce1 gene encoding synaptonemal complex central element protein 1 isoform X6, with protein sequence MDMVKKLQKVGSLEPRIEVLINRINEVQQAKKKASEELGEAQTVWDSLQKDLESLHEEKVRLKDILNKKQESLRMFRLQCQEKESEAQRKHTVLQECKERISFLNSQIDNEKGRLRKLRLEFEQQLEALMNQHKDLLEFHKPEHLAEEICALDSSKEQLLKEEKLIEVKLEDVKHRLSTLCGPERSSTLTEGLFLRSHEAAAAMQLFKEENKKAEELLNAAAQHHQQMQERCQQLQQKRQKLKEELERQGVQILAQGQSMQDEGDNSWRMASPKPLEVHEEKDQEHPTSRT encoded by the exons TGGGAAGCCTAGAGCCCCGGATTGAGGTCCTGATTAACCGCATTAATGAGGTTCAGCAAG caaaaaagaaagccagtgagGAGCTTGGAGAGGCCCAGACTGTCTGGGATAGCCTGCAGAAGGACCTGGAGTCAC TACATGAAGAGAAAGTACGTCTGAAGGATATCTTGAACAAAAAGCAAG AGTCCCTGAGGATGTTTCGGCTGCAGTGCCAGGAGAAGGAAAGCGAGGCACAAAG GAAGCACACTGTGTTACAGGAATGTAAAGAGAGAATTTCTTTCCTGAACTCCCAGATCGACAACGAGAAGGGCAGACTAAGAAAACTGAG GTTGGAATTTGAACAACAGCTGGAGGCTTTGATGAACCAGCACAAGGACCTCTTGGAATTTCAT AAGCCTGAACATCTGGCGGAGGAGATATGTGCTTTGGACAGCAGCAAGGAGCAGCTGCTCAAGGAAG AGAAACTGATCGAGGTAAAGCTGGAGGATGTGAAACATCGGCTCTCTACCCTATGTGGGCCTGAGAGGTCTTCCACCCTCACTGAGGGGCTCTTCCTCCGAAGCCATGAGGCAGCTGCAGCAAT GCAGCTGTTCAAGGAGGAGAACAAGAAAGCTGAGGAGCTCCTGAATGCTGCAGCTCAGCACCACCAGCAGATGCAGGAGAGGTGCCAACAGCTGCAGCAGAAACGGCAGAA GCTGAAAGAAGAACTGGAGAGACAGGGGGTACAGATCCTTGCTCAAGGTCAGAGTATGCAAGATGAAGGAGACAACTCATGGAGGATG GCCAGTCCCAAGCCCCTAGAAGTCCATGAGGAGAAGGACCAAGAGCACCCAACAAGCAGGACCTGA